One segment of Oceaniferula flava DNA contains the following:
- a CDS encoding sulfotransferase has protein sequence MADNSKLSKGPTFIVIGSAKSGTTTLCDQLAEHPEVFVTSPKEPKFFSDDDYYHDRPEQYFSLYAKAHGAKARGEGSVSYTIRDNHPQTAERIYACNTDIRLIYIVRHPVKRLISHYRMYRKQYPDGKELSDSLNDPALNAFLIQGSSYQWQLDAYLEYFSEDAIKVVFLEDMASDGEAVLRECYEHIGVDVNWKNSNVDWVANKSDGRGFRCWLAKTITHIPGYRRLKALLPREMILKLKDRYGLIPPSPKIDIPDDCLEYIGRVLEKRSRDFLVKYGKPANYWTYQEQGSITSK, from the coding sequence GATAATTCTAAATTAAGCAAAGGGCCAACATTCATTGTCATTGGTTCCGCTAAATCTGGCACGACTACGCTCTGTGATCAGCTTGCTGAGCATCCGGAGGTATTCGTTACATCACCGAAAGAGCCTAAGTTCTTCTCAGACGATGATTATTATCATGACCGGCCTGAACAATATTTCAGCCTCTACGCTAAAGCGCATGGTGCGAAGGCACGAGGTGAGGGGAGTGTTAGCTATACCATACGTGATAACCATCCACAGACAGCCGAACGGATTTATGCATGCAATACTGACATCCGTCTTATTTATATCGTGCGACATCCTGTGAAACGCTTGATTTCACACTACAGAATGTATCGAAAGCAATACCCAGATGGAAAAGAGCTGTCTGATAGTCTTAATGATCCTGCACTGAACGCATTTCTTATCCAGGGATCGTCCTATCAATGGCAGCTGGATGCCTATTTAGAGTACTTTTCAGAAGATGCGATCAAGGTGGTTTTTCTTGAGGATATGGCATCAGATGGAGAAGCTGTTCTCCGAGAATGCTATGAGCACATCGGTGTGGATGTTAACTGGAAAAACAGCAATGTGGACTGGGTTGCAAATAAGTCAGATGGCAGAGGGTTTCGTTGTTGGTTGGCAAAAACAATTACACACATACCAGGATATCGTAGGCTTAAAGCATTACTACCGAGAGAGATGATTCTTAAGCTCAAAGATCGATACGGATTAATTCCGCCTTCACCTAAAATAGATATTCCTGATGATTGTTTGGAGTACATAGGCCGCGTTTTGGAAAAGAGATCGCGAGATTTTCTAGTAAAATACGGTAAGCCTGCGAACTATTGGACATATCAGGAACAAGGATCTATTACGTCGAAATGA